A stretch of the Dioscorea cayenensis subsp. rotundata cultivar TDr96_F1 unplaced genomic scaffold, TDr96_F1_v2_PseudoChromosome.rev07_lg8_w22 25.fasta BLBR01001216.1, whole genome shotgun sequence genome encodes the following:
- the LOC120255834 gene encoding outer envelope pore protein 24B, chloroplastic-like: protein MKATVKGRYEGQKSSSAATVSFTTGDLRLKASITDATLLNAPSLHGLALSIEKPSAFLVDFNIPKKDVRFQFMNTVRVMEKPVSLTYTHARGDNRTALDGSMTFDPANKVSVNYVFGSGNCRVKYAYAHGELRRTVFEQCYDFSKNAWDFAVSRKFEGGDSAKATYQTSAKLLGVEWNRDSQINGSFKISASMNLAEKNMVPKLVAESTWNFEM, encoded by the exons ATGAAGGCGACGGTGAAGGGACGGTACGAGGGCCAGAAGAGCTCCTCTGCCGCTACCGTATCCTTCACCACCGGCGATCTCCGCCTCAAGGCCTCCATCACCGATGCCACCCTCCTCAACGCCCCCTCACTCCATGGCCTTGCTCTCTCCATCGAAAAGCCCTCCGCTTTCCTCGTCGATTTCAACATCCCCAAGAAG GATGTGAGATTCCAGTTCATGAACACGGTGAGGGTGATGGAGAAGCCGGTTAGCCTCACCTATACTCACGCTCGCGGGGACAACCGGACGGCGCTCGATGGCTCGATGACCTTCGATCCGGCCAACAAGGTATCGGTGAACTATGTCTTTGGGTCGGGGAATTGCAGGGTGAAGTACGCATACGCACATGGGGAGCTCCGCCGAACGGTGTTCGAGCAGTGCTATGATTTCTCGAAGAATGCTTGGGACTTCGCAGTGTCGAGGAAGTTCGAAGGTGGGGATTCAGCGAAAGCAACGTACCAGACGTCGGCCAAGTTGCTTGGCGTTGAGTGGAATCGTGACTCTCAGATCAATGGATCATTCAAG ATATCTGCATCTATGAATTTGGCGGAAAAAAATATGGTTCCAAAGTTAGTAGCTGAAAGCACATGGAATTTTGAGATGTAA